A window of Bacteroidota bacterium contains these coding sequences:
- a CDS encoding polysaccharide biosynthesis C-terminal domain-containing protein — protein MGIIKKQGIKNTLISYSGILIGFISLVVLQPLLLKPEELGLTRILYSFSVVVATIIPLGISNVTIRFFSLFSDRSKGHHGYFGFLILFPLLGIAVVSLLLLYFKPFFIAQYSKQSKLFADYFMYVFPLSFFIALVSVFTSYCASLFRTTFPVFLNDILIRVISLILFSCYFLKWINLDALVLLFVLIYGAQVLALLFYIFKIDTPSLKINWPFFEENNVKTLVEYGLLFSIAAIAGIGLRYVDSVIIGMYLPLASVGVYAIAALIPTVIEAPLAAIEKISNPAIGKEWENGNIAELTKVYYQSTKYLMVIGGLLFIGININIQSVQNLLPVAYRQIVDVVGIISLGSLINVSTGVNSSIIFLSKKYKAGLVMLLMLFFVTILLNVLLIPRYGLIGAALSNAIAAILYNGSKYIFLYLRYKMQPFDKNIVLVVILIISCFALNFLLPKLNNSILDIIYRSLIISFIYGIAIHSLKIIPETEEYYRKIKNRFIK, from the coding sequence TGGTCTTACACGGATACTTTACTCCTTTTCAGTAGTTGTAGCTACTATTATTCCATTAGGCATAAGTAATGTTACTATTCGCTTTTTCTCGCTTTTTAGCGATAGGTCAAAAGGACATCATGGCTATTTTGGCTTTTTGATACTCTTTCCATTACTTGGTATAGCGGTTGTTTCGTTGTTGCTGCTTTATTTTAAACCCTTTTTTATTGCTCAATATAGTAAGCAGTCAAAGTTATTTGCCGATTACTTTATGTATGTTTTTCCATTGTCATTTTTTATTGCTTTGGTTTCGGTTTTTACGAGTTATTGCGCCTCCTTGTTTAGAACCACTTTCCCTGTTTTTTTAAATGACATTTTAATTAGGGTTATTTCGCTTATTTTATTCAGTTGCTATTTTTTAAAATGGATTAATTTGGACGCTTTGGTATTGTTGTTTGTATTAATATATGGTGCTCAAGTTCTTGCCTTACTTTTTTACATTTTCAAGATTGATACCCCCAGTTTAAAAATCAATTGGCCATTTTTTGAAGAAAACAATGTTAAAACATTGGTGGAGTATGGTTTGCTTTTTTCGATTGCGGCCATAGCAGGCATTGGATTGCGTTATGTAGATTCGGTAATTATTGGGATGTATCTACCACTTGCATCGGTTGGCGTGTATGCTATTGCCGCACTTATCCCTACAGTAATTGAAGCCCCTTTAGCTGCCATCGAAAAAATATCGAACCCGGCCATCGGTAAGGAATGGGAAAACGGAAATATTGCTGAACTCACTAAAGTGTATTACCAAAGTACCAAGTATTTAATGGTAATTGGCGGTTTACTTTTTATAGGCATCAACATCAACATACAGTCGGTTCAAAATTTACTGCCTGTGGCTTACCGTCAAATTGTGGATGTGGTTGGTATTATTAGTTTGGGAAGCTTAATTAATGTTTCAACAGGAGTTAACAGCAGCATTATTTTTTTAAGTAAAAAATACAAGGCGGGATTAGTTATGTTATTGATGTTGTTTTTTGTTACCATCCTCTTAAATGTACTTCTTATTCCACGCTATGGCTTAATTGGAGCAGCCTTATCAAATGCAATTGCAGCCATTTTATACAATGGTTCCAAATACATTTTTTTATACCTGCGCTATAAAATGCAGCCCTTCGATAAAAATATTGTGTTGGTAGTAATTCTAATAATCAGTTGCTTTGCCTTAAATTTCCTCCTTCCGAAGCTGAACAATTCAATTCTTGATATTATTTATCGATCCCTCATAATCAGTTTCATATACGGGATAGCAATTCATAGCCTTAAAATCATTCCTGAAACGGAAGAATATTATAGAAAAATCAAGAATCGCTTCATTAAGTAA
- a CDS encoding cell division protein ZapA, with protein MPEVSIKIKIVSREYPLTIKKEEEEIVRKAADLINQQVNEYEKNYSVNNKQDLLAMSALQLATQVVKTQQAAQETGINSNLTNQLIELERYVSDYLNKA; from the coding sequence ATGCCGGAAGTTTCAATTAAAATAAAAATTGTCAGCCGCGAGTATCCGCTTACCATTAAAAAGGAAGAGGAAGAAATAGTTCGCAAAGCTGCCGACTTGATTAATCAACAAGTGAACGAATACGAGAAAAATTATTCCGTTAATAATAAGCAAGATTTACTTGCTATGAGTGCCTTGCAACTTGCTACTCAGGTTGTTAAAACGCAACAAGCAGCGCAGGAAACGGGAATAAACTCCAACTTGACTAATCAACTAATTGAACTCGAGCGCTACGTTTCTGATTACCTGAATAAGGCGTAA